In the genome of Primulina eburnea isolate SZY01 chromosome 13, ASM2296580v1, whole genome shotgun sequence, the window TGGCCTGCGAGGAATACCTCTTAAAAAATGTGGCAATTAATTGATTATAAAAATATCATCTGGCTTACATGTTAGAATAAGTTCGAATGCAGAAATAATGGAGGAGTAGCACCAACCAAAGCTAAAATAAAAGGCAACAATTTTGCTAACatcttttataatttaaaagtgTGATATTGAAATTAAGTTCAGACATGGAAAACGTACTTTCTGCATGAGAATAAGAGCATTAGGGTCTCTAGGAGGCCAAGGAATTTCTTCATCTTTCTCGGCTACAGGTTTCAAAATAGCCTTAAGCACATCAGTAGCTGACTCGATCTTTTCCTAAGAAAAAATAATCCTCTTATGATAATACAGAAAAATGTGGATGCAGAAATTGAAGTGGTGGATAAGTAATACATTTGTCTTGTGGATGAGATGATCCACAATACCCATCAATATTTCAGCCAATTCTTCATAATCTTTCTGTGGAATGAACAACAAAAGGAAATTTGATTAAGAAACACACAGTTGAGTAAGAATTATACATGAAAAAAACTGGATCAAGTTTAAAACCATGCTTTATCGTCTTCGGATTTGCACGTTTCTGTTCTAGCTGCAAGTCTTATCCAAAAACCCTCATTGAAAGCAAAAATATTCTCTGCGACAACTTTCCGAAGCTGCTTCCATATATTAAAAAAACTGGATCAGATTATCGCAGTGTTTAGATGAAATAACACAGTTTATCTTCTACTGAAGGGGTAGAAAATATTATTAGGGTGTGTCTGATAGTATAGATTTAGGttataagaaataaaaaaataattatgaagATTGTTCAGACTTGATTATGAAAAGGATAATGATCACATAATACATAAGCTAACTGCCTTCTGCAACTTaggaaaaatataatttccagAAACTAAAATAACAGATGCAGTCACAACTTACAAATAATTTCTTGTTTTCAAGCTTTAAGAATGATGTTATATGTTTAGTTCCTTTACATAAAATGTGAGATGCccgaataatattttattattttcagtcaTGTCAACAAAGAAAATCATTCTGCACAATCTTGTTCAAGCAAAAGCATAAGCTGGTGATtcaaatgaaattttttttagtgaCCTGCCAAATATAGCCCAACATGTAAAGGAGATGTATATCTGTACATTAAGAAACCAACAGCAGGCCAAAAGTCTAAGATGAGAGCTCAAATCCAGAAGATCAGTCTTCTAGATGGAAGGGCCTCTTAAACTTATTAGTCACTCCAAATCTTTCCTTCTGACCATTGCATATTTTCCTACGGAGTCAATGTGACGTAATAATCAACAAAGATTAGAAGGCTTACTTCCTTATCATCTGTATCCCTCAGCATATCGATGAGTCTATCTACTTCCACCATCTGCTTGAATGATTTCTCAGCATCCTTACTGACTGCACACATCAAATTTCTCCTGTTTGTTAAATCCAAGCATTAGGAAAATTAGAACTCCAATAGATCAAATAGTAGCATCAGAAGATCCCAGTTTGGAAAAAAAACCAGTCTTGATAATTTCTACACAACCAGTTAATTTCTACATAGGAATGGATTTTAAACTGACTACTTCGAATCTGTTCCCTGGCCTTTGTAATTCTTGATTGTGTGCAGTGCTTGTTACTTTCTTTAAACCGGAATATGCCAATAAAGAagcataaatttatattaaaaaagacTGAAACCAGCGAGAAAAGTTGCAGGAAAAATACCTCTGCCGCAATCCCACAAAATTCAATGAACTAAACCTCCTTTCTCCAAGCTTTATATTGTTCCATCTTTGAAAcagcaaacactagaaatcaGAAAATATCAAAAGAATGATTTCCATCCATCAAAACTAAAACGCCCCATTTTCCCCAAAACAGCAACCAAGATTTAACTCATCAAAACTAAAACGCCCCATTTTTCCCAAAACAGTAACCAAGATTTATCTTTCATCAACTACAAAATCAAAGACTTTAGAAAGTTGCCCTTAAATCATAACAACTGCACATAATGAAGTACCGAGTAAAGGTGGAAATTCGAGCCAATGAAGCACACAGTAGTAGTTGGGGGCACTACTGCCATATCTATGTGATTGCTTGCTGTAAAATTGAAGGAAAACGGATAATTTTTCAAGACAAATGGCGCAATCCCGAGAGAACAGCCAACTTTACAGGGCTATCCTCAAGGCTAATGCCAATGTTGGAACTAAAAGCGTGTACAACTTCGAAGATACTATCTGAATAGAACTCGCTTTGCAGGAATTGCGACTTTCAGTGGCAATTGTTTAATAATTTGCTTCTACTCTTTCAAATTGTAAGATGTAAAAAAAGTGATATTGTGCGATTGTTTTTTCTTGGAACTTAAACCTCTAGTGTCATTTTCTGTCTCCACGTGTTTGGCTTAAATTCTATAGTAGTTGGATTCAAAAATAGTTATATCCTTCCATTTATATTGTCAAAATTTCCGGTGATACGAGTCGTAGATCGAGATATTTGGTGGAGCAGAGCGGACCAATTCGACAATAATATCACTTTTTTTATTCAATAAGATACCAAAGTGCATCATTGACTCATTTCATACTAGAAAGTAGAAACAATCGCAAGAAATCATTTGCTAACGTGGATTCTTATTTCTCAATGATATTCCACAATCAAGACAATTAGCTAAATCTCGTTAAACTATTTCATAGAAGTTCATTGATATCTTCTTTTTATAAAGCAAATCGACTTCGATTCTTAAATAACCACGTCACTTCTGCTTCTATTTTAATACAAAATTCTCTTTTTTCGTGCCGGACTAGTACTTTGCATTTCCCATATCATGAAAAATCATTTTCGCTCGGCTCAGTAACTCATTTTGATATATCTAAGAGCCCGGAGAGAGGATGTGgaataaaatgtaattttttttaaacaaaaatataGAAGATAGTTAATATCGTTTATTACCCACTCATgtgaaagttaaaaaaaaaaacataaaatctcttgtgtaaaataaataaataaaatttaaaatttgggcATAAAACTCGACTCACAGCATTGACATCAATGGAGCTAGTGTCGACCTTCGATGGCCCAGAATGCCACCTGGGTCGGCCAGGTGAAGGTGGAAACGAGAGCCGTTTCTTTGCAGATCCCTTCTCTCAAGTATTACCACTTGCCATTCCTAATGGACTTGGCAACTTAGACTTTGCCTCTGCAGATTGAGTGGATAAGCTTTCATAGTCTCTAACTGATGAACCAGAAATACTATGCCTCCTATTACGCTCGGATTGTAAGCTAAGAATGCTTCTTGAATCATCTTCTTTACTTAAAGCACTCCATCCTCTTGGGCTCGCGGGTTTCCATTTTCTTGCTGCTACTGAAGATGCAGATGCCTTTGGAGGAGTGGGAGTTCCAAGTGACTGGTAGCTAGAAGGTGGCTTTTGGTACATTGGTGATGATAGATTTTCTGAGTTTAGTATGTGACGTGCAAAAGATCTGGTAATTTCTCCTTGAGTAGTTCGGGGGATAGCACTTTTTGTCCATACAGAATCACTGTAAATATCTTTCTCTGTCGAACTTGGAGTTTCCCATGGCCGATCAGCCATCCATCGTTTTAACCAGCTCCAACCCCAGTGAGGATTAGTTGGGTCCATGAAAGTAAATTTGAAGATACTGCTGACTTCTTCCACATTTGCTGCTCAGTTCACATGTCGTCAAGTTAACAAAAAAATGTAAGATTTATGATTCCTTCAAACATTTACGGAAGTGTGTAGTTCCATTAGAATGTTTCAATTGTTACAGATTTTTCTTCACCTTGGATTAAAAATTGAATAGGTTGTTAGATATTATTCTCAGAAATTCATGTTTTGCACGTATACATGAATATAATATGCGGAAGCTTTAATCGAGAATTACCTCCGGCCATTGAATCTCCTGTAAGTTTTTGCTTTCCTTCGGTTTGAAGCTTTCTGATTTTCTTTCCCTTGaagccttctaaacactccaacACTCCTTTAGATGGTGTCTTTTCTGTATGAGATTGTGTGTTTAGGGACCTCAATGCCTTCGGTATTTATAGGCACACTCAAACCATCACCGAGTGTTTTGGGAGCTCGAGATTCAAATCAAATTTGTATACGCatctcaattttcaaaatttgaggcTGCCGTGTACAAATTTTCAACACGTTTATTTTACGGTTACGGGTCACAATTTtcttacattctcccacttgaccCGTATATCTCATTTACCATAGGAGAAAACAAAATACATGAATCATGGCGATAGGTCATCTAAAAGCGATTATTATCTTCCATGTATCACAATGTATTATATCTCTCAAataacttaatgaataaaccctatgtttattcgaggtccaactttattgatatttttcatGATAACTGAATATGTATATAACTGaatatgaaaaatatcataacttaatgagtttcattaattttgtttttacaacaaaattacataaaaGAACCAAGTCCCATTCTTTCTGTATGATCCTTGAATTTCAATGGTGGCATGCCTTTAGTCAAAGGATCTGCAATCATCAATTCAGTGCTAATGTGCTCGATAACCATGGTTTTATCTTTAAAACGTTCTCGTATGGCTAAATACTTAATGTCGATGTGCTTGCTTCGACTACCACTTTTGGTATTTTTAGCCATAAAAACAGCAGCTGAATTGTTACAATATATTCTTAATGGCCTAGATATAGAATCCATAATTCTAAGCCCTGAAATGAAACTCTTCAACCATACACCATGTGAGGTTGCCTCAAAACAGGATACGAACTCAGCTTCCATAGTGGAAGTAGCAGTCAATGTCTGCTTTGCACTTCTCCAAGATAGAGCTCCACCAGCTAGCATGAAAATATATCCTGAAGTGGATTTTCTTGAGTCAATGCAGCCAGCATAGTCTGAATCAGAGTAGCCAATTACTTCCAA includes:
- the LOC140809957 gene encoding uncharacterized protein isoform X1; protein product: MAVVPPTTTVCFIGSNFHLYSCLLFQRWNNIKLGERRFSSLNFVGLRQRRNLMCAVSKDAEKSFKQMVEVDRLIDMLRDTDDKELRKVVAENIFAFNEGFWIRLAARTETCKSEDDKKDYEELAEILMGIVDHLIHKTNEKIESATDVLKAILKPVAEKDEEIPWPPRDPNALILMQKELNQREQEGQLDEGFLSEVNAQLRQAKEDGDKPGLEAMLQKVYQLYASRVLSKRSYAKKGNEVLKAEQFLETLIQASEAEWNAILIDGLKIGKGDISHEELDGVIKKRIERTLIRTEGGSYQQRVLIEYLKGIQARAEDVVRVLQGKTR